A segment of the Streptomyces sp. NBC_01235 genome:
GAAGCCCCAGTAGGCGACGGGGATGTTGGGCCGGTAGTCGCCGGACCCGTACTTCTCCTGCTCGGCCTTGTTCACGTCGTTGATGCCGGGGACGTAGGAGCTGAAGTCGTCGTTCGCGAGGAAGGACAGCAGGCCCGGGATCTCTATGGCGACCTTGTTGTGCCCCTTCTCGACGTCGCCGTAGGCGAAGACCGAGAACGGCGCGGGAGACTCGCCGTCCCACAGCGCCTCGGCGGCGGCCATCTTCATCGGCTGCTGCTTGAACATGACCTTGCCGAGGACGTCACCGCTGATGGCGGTGAGCAGGCCGGCGATGATCACGGTGACCAGGCCCAGCCGCAGCGAGGTCTTCATCACCGGAATGTGCTTCTTGTGGTACAGGTGGAACGCGGCGATGCCGACCATGAAGGCGCCGCCGGTGAGGAAGGCGGCGGACATGGTGTGGAAGACCTGGCTGAGCGCGGTGTTCTGGGTCAGCACGGCCCAGAAGTCGGTGAGCTCGGCCCGCCCCTTCTCCTTGTTGATCCGGTAGCCGACCGGGTGCTGCATCCACGAGTTGGCCGCGAGGATGAAGTACGCCGACAGGACCGTGCCGATCGAGACCATCCAGATGCAGGCCAGGTGGATCTTCTTCGGCAGCTTGTCCCAGCCGAAGATCCACAGGCCGATGAAGGTGGACTCGAAGAAGAAGGCGATCAGGGCCTCGAAGGCGAGCGGGGCACCGAAGATGTCGCCGACGAATCGCGAGTAGTCGGACCAGTTCATGCCGAACTGGAATTCCTGCACGATGCCGGTGACGACACCCATCGCGATGTTGATCAAGAAGAGCTTGCCCCAGAACTTCGTCGCCCTGAGGTACTTCTCGTTCTCCGTGCGCACCCAGGCGGTCTGCAGCCCGGCGGTGAGAGCCGCGAGGGAGATCGTCAGGGGAACGAAGAGGAAGTGGTAGACGGTGGTGATACCGAACTGCCAGCGCGCCAGTGTCTCCGGCGCCAAAGCCAGGTCCACGTCGTGACTCTCCTTACGTCGCCGGGGGTACAGCGGCAGTTTGCCCCTTATGTCACGCCCATCGCTGGAGCAACCAGGACACGATTGTGAACGCGTTCACATTCACAAGCAATTATGACGCATACCCGTTCGACGCAATACGGGCGGGGGGTCCCCAACCCGGACCGAGGGTCCCCACCGGGCAGGGCCGCTCGGCCCATGGCGCGCGAAAGGCGCCTCGGTTCCACGTGAAACAGAGGCGCCCACCGGCTCGCTCCGGCGCTTACAGCTCCTTGTGGAACCCTTCTGCCACCTTCAGGAAAATGTCGTTCGCCTCGTTCTCGCCGATCGTCACCCGCACACCCTCGCCCGGGAACGGCCGCACCACGACGCCGGCCTGCTCGCACGCCGCCGCGAAGGCCACCGTGTGCTCGCCCAGCCGCATCCACACGAAGTTGGCCTGCGTCTCCGGCACCGTCCAGCCCTGCGCGCGCAGCCCCTCGACCACGCGCTGGCGCTCGCAGACCAGGGAGCCGACCCGGCCGAGCAGCGCGTCCTCGGCGCGCAGCGAGGCGATCGCGGCCTCCTGCGCCAGCTGGCTCACACCGAACGGCACGGCCGTCTTGCGCAGCGCCTCCGCCACCGGTTCGTGAGCGATGGCGAAGCCAACGCGCAGCCCCGCGAGGCCGTACGCCTTGGAGAAGGTCCGCAGCACACAGACGTTGGGCCGCTTTCGGTACAGCTCCACGCCGTCCGGCACCTCGGGGTCGCGGATGAACTCCCGGTAGGCCTCGTCGAGCACGACCAGCACGTCACGCGGCACCCGGTCGAGGAACCGTTCCAGCTCGGCCCGCTTCACGACCGTGCCCGTGGGGTTGTTGGGGTTGCAGACGAAGATCAGCCGGGTCCGGTCGGTGATCGCGTCGGCCATGGCGTCCAGATCGTGCACGTCACCCGGCGTCAGCGGCACCTCTACGGGCTTCGCGCCGCCGATCCGCGTGATGATCGGGTACGCCTCGAAGGACCGCCAGGCATAGATCACCTCGTCGCCGGGGCCCGCGGTCGCCTGGACGAGCTGCTGGGCGACGCCGACCGAGCCGGTGCCCGTGGCGATATGGGAGGCGGGGACCGCGAAGCGATCGGAGAGCTCGTTCACCAGCGCCGTGCAGGCCAGGTCCGGGTAGCGGTTGAAGGACTCGGCCGCGGCCGTCACGGTCTCCATCACGCCCGGCAGCGGCGGATAGGGGTTCTCGTTGGAGGACAGCTTGTAGGCCACGGGACCACCGGCCGCGGCCGGCTTGCCCGGCTTGTAGGTGGGGATCCCCTCCAGCTCGGCGCGCAGCTTGGGGCTCGTCTCGCTCACCGCAGTCCTCCTCATGACCACCACCGGCTTCAATACTGCTCACCTTATGAGGATTCGGCGCGGGTGCGTACAGGCACGGAGGGACCTCCGCCCGAAACGGAGGGTCCCTAGCGACCGGCAGGGGGGGGACCCGAGCGACCGGCGGGGGGACGTCCGTGACTTCTGAGGACGAAGGC
Coding sequences within it:
- a CDS encoding cytochrome ubiquinol oxidase subunit I, with product MDLALAPETLARWQFGITTVYHFLFVPLTISLAALTAGLQTAWVRTENEKYLRATKFWGKLFLINIAMGVVTGIVQEFQFGMNWSDYSRFVGDIFGAPLAFEALIAFFFESTFIGLWIFGWDKLPKKIHLACIWMVSIGTVLSAYFILAANSWMQHPVGYRINKEKGRAELTDFWAVLTQNTALSQVFHTMSAAFLTGGAFMVGIAAFHLYHKKHIPVMKTSLRLGLVTVIIAGLLTAISGDVLGKVMFKQQPMKMAAAEALWDGESPAPFSVFAYGDVEKGHNKVAIEIPGLLSFLANDDFSSYVPGINDVNKAEQEKYGSGDYRPNIPVAYWGFRWMIGFGMASFAIGLAGLWLTRKKFMLPQHLRVGEDEVPHVVLFRNKALGPKLTRLYWLAAIWTLGFPLIANSWGWIFTEMGRQPWAVYGVLQTRDAVSPGVSQAEVLTSMIVFTVLYAILAVVEVKLLAKYVKAGPPELTEADLNPPTKIGGDSRDADKPMAFSY
- the hisC gene encoding histidinol-phosphate transaminase, producing MSETSPKLRAELEGIPTYKPGKPAAAGGPVAYKLSSNENPYPPLPGVMETVTAAAESFNRYPDLACTALVNELSDRFAVPASHIATGTGSVGVAQQLVQATAGPGDEVIYAWRSFEAYPIITRIGGAKPVEVPLTPGDVHDLDAMADAITDRTRLIFVCNPNNPTGTVVKRAELERFLDRVPRDVLVVLDEAYREFIRDPEVPDGVELYRKRPNVCVLRTFSKAYGLAGLRVGFAIAHEPVAEALRKTAVPFGVSQLAQEAAIASLRAEDALLGRVGSLVCERQRVVEGLRAQGWTVPETQANFVWMRLGEHTVAFAAACEQAGVVVRPFPGEGVRVTIGENEANDIFLKVAEGFHKEL